A genome region from Dickeya dadantii NCPPB 898 includes the following:
- the glgP gene encoding glycogen phosphorylase produces MNSPFIYNSPTLSVDALKHSIAYKLMFTVGKDPSIASKHDWLNAAVLAVRDRMVERWLRSNRAQLSQDVRQVYYLSMEFLLGRTLSNALLAMGMFDDLRDALEAMGLDLNELLEEEDDPALGNGGLGRLAACFLDSLATMALPGRGYGIRYEYGMFRQNIVDGRQAESPDYWLEYGNPWEFVRHSTRYKVRFGGRIQQEGSKTRWLETEEIIACAYDQIIPGFDTDATNTLRLWAAQASNEINLGKFNQGDYFAAVEDKNHSENVSRVLYPDDSTYSGRELRLRQEYFLVSATVQDILSRHWMMHKTYANLAEKFAIHLNDTHPVLAIPELMRLLIDEHKFKWDAAWGVVTKVFSYTNHTLMGEALETWPVDMMGKILPRHLQLIFEINDRFLEEVQERFPNEHDLLKRVSIIDEDHGRKVRMAWLAVICSHRVNGVSQLHTDLMVQSLFADFARIYPDRFCNKTNGVTPRRWLALANPSLSKVLDDTIGKTWRTDLSQLADLKPHIDFPVFLQKVRKAKQENKKRLAIYIAQHLDIVVDPNALFDVQIKRIHEYKRQLLNVLHLITLYNRIKDDPELDRVPRVAIFAGKAASAYYMAKHIIHLINDVASVVNNDPEVKDKLKIVFIPNYGVSLAQIIIPAADLSEQISLAGTEASGTSNMKFALNGALTIGTLDGANVEMRERVGEENIFIFGNTTEQVEELRRNGYNPREFYNQDEELHRVLTQIATGVFSPDDPRRYADLFDSLVNFGDHYQLLADYRSYVDSHDKVDDVYRDEDEWTRRTLHNIANMGYFSADRTIQEYADDIWHIKPIRL; encoded by the coding sequence ATGAACTCTCCATTTATCTACAACTCACCTACGCTTAGCGTAGACGCGCTGAAACACTCCATCGCTTACAAGCTGATGTTTACCGTCGGCAAGGATCCCAGCATCGCCAGTAAACATGACTGGTTGAATGCCGCGGTGCTGGCCGTGCGGGATCGCATGGTCGAGCGCTGGCTGCGCTCTAACCGCGCGCAGTTATCGCAGGATGTCCGGCAGGTTTACTACCTGTCGATGGAATTCTTGCTGGGACGCACGCTGTCCAACGCGCTGCTGGCGATGGGCATGTTTGACGATCTGAGGGACGCGCTGGAAGCGATGGGCCTCGATCTGAACGAACTGCTGGAAGAAGAGGACGACCCGGCGTTGGGCAACGGCGGCCTTGGACGGCTGGCGGCCTGCTTCCTCGACTCGCTCGCCACCATGGCGCTACCGGGGCGCGGTTATGGCATCCGTTACGAGTACGGGATGTTCCGGCAGAACATCGTCGACGGCAGGCAGGCGGAGTCGCCGGATTACTGGCTGGAATACGGTAATCCGTGGGAATTCGTCCGCCACAGCACCCGCTACAAAGTGCGTTTTGGCGGCCGTATTCAGCAGGAAGGCAGTAAAACCCGCTGGCTGGAAACCGAGGAGATCATTGCCTGCGCCTACGATCAAATCATCCCCGGCTTTGATACCGATGCCACCAACACCCTGCGGCTGTGGGCGGCGCAGGCCAGTAACGAAATCAACCTCGGTAAATTTAATCAGGGCGACTATTTCGCGGCGGTGGAAGACAAAAACCACTCCGAGAACGTGTCGCGCGTGCTGTATCCCGATGACTCCACCTATTCCGGCCGTGAGCTGCGTTTGCGTCAGGAATACTTTCTGGTGTCCGCTACGGTGCAGGATATCCTCAGCCGCCATTGGATGATGCACAAAACCTACGCCAATCTGGCGGAAAAATTCGCTATCCACCTCAACGATACCCACCCGGTGCTGGCGATTCCGGAACTGATGCGCCTGTTGATCGACGAGCATAAGTTCAAGTGGGACGCCGCCTGGGGAGTGGTCACCAAGGTGTTCTCCTACACCAACCACACCCTGATGGGTGAGGCGCTGGAAACCTGGCCGGTTGACATGATGGGCAAAATTCTACCGCGCCATCTGCAACTGATCTTCGAAATCAACGATCGCTTCCTGGAAGAGGTGCAGGAGCGTTTTCCCAATGAGCACGACCTGCTCAAACGGGTATCCATCATTGATGAAGATCACGGGCGCAAAGTGCGCATGGCGTGGCTGGCGGTGATCTGCAGTCATCGGGTGAACGGGGTGTCCCAGTTGCATACCGACCTGATGGTACAGTCGCTGTTTGCTGATTTCGCCCGCATTTACCCGGACCGTTTCTGCAACAAAACCAACGGCGTGACGCCGCGGCGTTGGCTGGCGCTGGCGAACCCGTCGCTGTCGAAAGTGCTGGATGACACCATCGGCAAAACCTGGCGTACCGATCTGAGCCAACTGGCGGATCTGAAGCCGCACATTGATTTTCCGGTCTTCCTGCAGAAAGTGCGCAAGGCTAAACAGGAAAACAAAAAGCGGCTGGCTATCTACATCGCGCAGCATCTGGACATTGTGGTCGACCCCAACGCGCTGTTTGATGTACAGATCAAGCGTATCCACGAGTACAAACGCCAACTGCTCAACGTGCTGCACCTGATTACGCTTTATAACCGTATCAAGGATGACCCGGAGCTGGATCGCGTGCCGCGCGTCGCCATCTTTGCCGGCAAGGCGGCATCCGCTTACTACATGGCCAAGCACATCATTCACCTGATCAACGATGTGGCCAGCGTGGTGAACAACGATCCGGAGGTGAAAGACAAACTGAAGATCGTTTTCATCCCCAACTACGGCGTCAGCCTGGCGCAAATCATCATTCCGGCGGCCGACCTGTCGGAACAGATTTCGCTGGCGGGCACCGAGGCTTCCGGTACCAGCAACATGAAGTTTGCCCTGAACGGCGCGCTGACCATCGGCACGCTGGACGGCGCCAACGTCGAAATGCGCGAACGGGTGGGGGAAGAGAATATCTTCATTTTCGGCAACACCACGGAGCAGGTGGAAGAGCTGCGGCGCAACGGTTACAACCCGCGTGAATTTTACAATCAGGACGAGGAGTTGCATCGGGTGTTGACGCAGATCGCCACCGGCGTGTTCAGCCCGGACGATCCGCGCCGTTATGCCGATCTGTTCGACTCGCTGGTCAACTTTGGCGATCACTACCAGTTGCTGGCGGATTACCGCAGTTATGTGGATAGCCATGACAAGGTGGACGACGTGTACCGCGACGAGGACGAATGGACGCGCCGTACTTTGCACAACATCGCCAACATGGGTTATTTCTCCGCCGATCGCACCATTCAGGAATACGCCGACGATATCTGGCATATCAAGCCGATACGGTTGTAG
- the glpD gene encoding glycerol-3-phosphate dehydrogenase — METKDLIVIGGGINGTGIAADAAGRGLSVLLLEAQDLACATSSASSKLIHGGLRYLEHYEFRLVGEALSEREVLLKMAPHIIFPMRFRLPHQPHLRPAWMIRAGLFMYDHLGKRVSLPPSHGLRFGRESVLKPELTRGFEYSDCWVDDARLVVLNAQEVVRRGGEVKTRMTVTRARRENGLWVVEAEDALSGETHRWQAKGLVNATGPWVRQFFDDSLALPSPYGIRLIKGSHIVVPRVHQEEQAYILQNKDHRIVFVIPWQDEFSIIGTTDVEYHGDPHQVKIDDNEIRYLLDVYNDHFKKQLTRDDIVWTYSGVRPLCDDESDSPQAITRDYTLSVADESGKAPLLSVFGGKLTTYRKLAEHAMDKLAKYYPQAGQAWTNRAILPGGDISGSREDYAATLRRRYNLPEALARRYSRTYGTQSEKILGNAQALSDLGEHFGHNLYEAELRYLVEHEWVVTLADAIWRRTKLGMWLDDAQQQRISEWLADYRSQLAKAG; from the coding sequence GTGGAAACCAAAGATCTGATCGTGATCGGCGGAGGCATTAACGGTACCGGCATAGCGGCGGATGCCGCCGGGCGCGGACTGTCCGTTCTGTTGCTGGAAGCGCAGGATTTGGCCTGCGCCACCTCTTCCGCCAGCTCAAAACTGATTCATGGCGGCCTGCGCTACCTGGAACACTATGAGTTCCGGCTGGTGGGGGAAGCGCTGTCCGAACGCGAAGTACTGCTGAAAATGGCGCCGCACATCATTTTTCCGATGCGTTTTCGCCTGCCGCACCAGCCGCATCTGCGTCCGGCCTGGATGATTCGCGCCGGTTTGTTCATGTACGACCATCTGGGCAAACGCGTCAGCCTGCCGCCCAGCCACGGGCTGCGATTCGGCCGCGAATCGGTGCTGAAACCAGAACTGACGCGCGGTTTCGAATATTCCGACTGCTGGGTGGACGATGCCCGCCTGGTGGTGCTGAACGCGCAGGAAGTGGTGCGCCGCGGCGGCGAGGTGAAAACGCGCATGACCGTCACCCGCGCCCGCCGCGAAAACGGCCTGTGGGTGGTGGAAGCCGAAGATGCCCTGAGCGGCGAGACCCATCGCTGGCAGGCGAAAGGGCTGGTCAACGCCACCGGCCCGTGGGTACGCCAGTTCTTTGACGACAGTCTGGCGCTGCCGTCGCCGTACGGCATCCGGCTGATCAAAGGCAGCCATATCGTGGTTCCGCGCGTGCATCAGGAAGAGCAGGCCTACATTCTGCAGAATAAAGACCACCGCATCGTGTTTGTGATTCCGTGGCAGGATGAGTTTTCCATCATCGGCACCACCGATGTGGAGTACCACGGCGATCCGCATCAGGTGAAGATTGACGACAACGAAATTCGTTATCTGCTGGACGTATACAACGATCACTTCAAAAAACAGCTGACGCGCGACGACATTGTCTGGACCTACTCAGGCGTGCGCCCGCTGTGCGACGACGAATCGGATTCGCCGCAGGCCATCACCCGCGATTATACGCTGTCGGTGGCGGATGAAAGCGGTAAAGCGCCGCTGCTGTCGGTGTTCGGCGGCAAGCTGACCACCTACCGGAAACTGGCGGAACACGCCATGGATAAGCTGGCGAAGTACTACCCGCAAGCGGGCCAGGCCTGGACCAACCGCGCCATCCTGCCCGGCGGCGATATCAGCGGCAGCCGCGAAGATTACGCCGCAACCTTGCGCCGCCGCTACAACCTGCCGGAAGCGCTGGCGCGTCGCTACAGCCGCACTTACGGCACCCAGAGCGAGAAAATACTCGGTAACGCGCAGGCGCTGAGCGATCTGGGTGAACATTTCGGCCATAACCTGTACGAAGCCGAGTTACGTTATCTGGTAGAACATGAGTGGGTTGTCACGCTGGCAGACGCTATCTGGCGCCGCACCAAGCTCGGCATGTGGCTGGACGACGCCCAGCAGCAGCGTATTAGTGAATGGCTGGCGGACTACCGCAGCCAGTTAGCCAAGGCCGGTTAA
- a CDS encoding EAL domain-containing protein, whose amino-acid sequence MNELFVIRLIPVLTKEKRIFAFELFLNQRISINPTNKGNTGHSSWITNKFQLFLIKLNYIRETSTLSSSPSRKIVIGLDRDLLVFILNDKNIKEEIASIKEVRFIIDASIDIINNRNDYRLIKELSAISKIWLNDFGTGNTSVTSLKMRTFEHIKINRDFMLRYGNMNFFRKMLDDINTWSDGAILTGIDSDELRRQFSATMFYGMQGELWSTIILTIGDHALRTPLPGLIRP is encoded by the coding sequence ATGAATGAACTATTCGTGATACGCCTGATTCCGGTATTGACGAAAGAAAAAAGAATTTTTGCTTTCGAGCTCTTCCTAAACCAGAGAATATCCATCAATCCTACCAACAAGGGAAACACAGGTCATTCATCATGGATAACGAATAAATTTCAGCTCTTTCTTATCAAATTAAACTATATCAGGGAGACATCCACACTTTCATCGTCCCCTTCCAGAAAAATAGTCATCGGGTTGGATCGGGATCTTTTGGTTTTTATTCTAAATGATAAAAACATAAAGGAAGAGATCGCCTCTATAAAAGAGGTGAGGTTTATTATTGACGCCAGCATAGACATTATCAACAACCGTAATGACTATCGACTAATAAAAGAATTATCTGCGATATCAAAAATATGGCTAAACGACTTCGGCACCGGTAACACCAGTGTCACTTCATTAAAAATGAGGACATTTGAGCATATTAAAATCAACAGAGATTTCATGTTGCGATACGGGAATATGAATTTCTTTCGTAAAATGCTAGACGATATCAATACATGGAGCGACGGCGCAATATTGACCGGCATAGACAGTGACGAACTGCGTCGCCAATTCTCCGCCACGATGTTTTACGGCATGCAGGGAGAATTATGGAGCACTATTATTCTGACTATAGGCGACCATGCGTTGCGCACCCCCTTGCCTGGTCTCATTCGACCATAA
- a CDS encoding dihydrodipicolinate synthase family protein, which produces MKSIEGIVPVMLTPFNTRNDIDYPGLAKLIDWYLDKGVDALFAVCQSSEMLFLSLQERVDLARFVVERVAGRIPVIASGHISDAIDDQIAELTAMAETGIDALVLVTNHLDPKNQGSATFFSTLDTLLAALPATLPLGLYECPAPYRRLLTDDELMHCANSGRFVVLKDVSCDLPTVERRVKLTAGTPLNIINANAAIAFPAMRAGSKGFSGVFTNFHPELYQWLYSHSQQQPELAQELATFLSLAAVTETLGYPKNAKIYHQRLGTFEHDNCRVTKDNVLEKFWALTVILDQIHQGTEHYQKKIQQR; this is translated from the coding sequence ATGAAGAGCATCGAAGGTATCGTTCCCGTCATGCTGACCCCGTTTAACACCAGAAACGACATCGACTACCCCGGTCTGGCGAAGCTGATCGACTGGTATCTGGACAAGGGGGTGGACGCGCTGTTCGCCGTCTGCCAGTCCAGTGAAATGCTGTTTCTCAGCCTGCAGGAGCGTGTGGATCTGGCGCGTTTCGTGGTGGAGCGCGTCGCGGGGCGCATACCGGTGATCGCGTCCGGCCACATCAGCGACGCTATCGACGACCAGATTGCCGAACTGACAGCGATGGCGGAAACCGGCATCGACGCGCTGGTGCTGGTCACCAATCATCTGGACCCGAAAAACCAAGGTTCAGCGACGTTTTTCAGCACGCTGGACACCTTGCTGGCGGCGCTGCCGGCAACGCTGCCGCTCGGCCTGTACGAATGTCCGGCGCCGTATCGCCGCCTGCTGACGGATGACGAACTGATGCACTGCGCCAACAGCGGCCGCTTCGTGGTGCTCAAAGACGTGAGCTGCGACCTGCCAACGGTAGAACGCCGGGTCAAACTCACCGCCGGCACGCCGCTGAATATCATCAACGCCAACGCCGCCATCGCTTTTCCGGCGATGCGCGCCGGCTCCAAAGGCTTTAGCGGCGTGTTCACCAACTTCCACCCGGAGTTGTATCAGTGGCTGTATTCGCACAGCCAGCAGCAGCCGGAACTGGCGCAGGAACTGGCGACCTTTCTGTCGCTGGCGGCGGTCACCGAAACGCTGGGTTACCCCAAGAACGCCAAAATCTACCATCAGCGCCTCGGCACCTTTGAACACGATAACTGTCGGGTGACCAAAGACAACGTACTGGAGAAATTCTGGGCCTTGACGGTGATCCTGGATCAGATTCATCAGGGAACGGAACACTACCAGAAAAAAATTCAGCAACGATAA
- the glpE gene encoding thiosulfate sulfurtransferase GlpE: MEQFEAIDIEQAYQRWQQGNVLVDIRDPQSFGAAHVPGSTHLTNETLADFVRGADFEQPVMVMCYHGISSRNAANYLLSLGFEAVYSVDGGFDAWQTRFPQDVAAG, encoded by the coding sequence ATGGAGCAGTTCGAGGCAATCGATATTGAACAGGCGTATCAGCGCTGGCAGCAAGGCAATGTGCTGGTGGATATTCGCGATCCGCAGAGCTTCGGCGCCGCACATGTGCCCGGCTCGACCCATCTGACCAACGAAACCCTGGCGGATTTTGTACGCGGCGCCGATTTTGAGCAGCCGGTGATGGTGATGTGCTATCACGGCATCAGCAGCCGCAACGCGGCGAATTACCTGTTAAGCCTTGGTTTTGAAGCCGTATACAGCGTGGATGGCGGTTTCGACGCCTGGCAAACACGTTTTCCGCAGGATGTCGCGGCGGGATGA
- a CDS encoding MFS transporter: protein MKNATSTLQDNTVITTSPITRLRWGIIFILLMAAVINYLDRANLSIANTTIAKEFGFSATQMGMLLSAFLWPYALANLPAGWLVDKLGPKKMFSGAVGLWSTFTVLAGFINGYSMFYGLRMLLGIAESPFFTSGIKITHRWFSARERGLPTAIINTGSQIANAVAPPILTVLLLTLGWRGMFIAIGLAGIPLLLVWLKFYREPTAAEERDIHVEAAAATSSDETAKSQPGWGALFRHKTTWFMILGNFSIMFTIWVYLTWLPGYLEKSLGFTLKQTGWIASIPFLAGILGVLCGGAISDRLIRRGVNTITARKIPIVMGAALAACFVAPIPFVSNTSLSILLLSLGYFCSQLPSGVIWTLATDIAPKEQVASLGAIQNFGGFLGAASAPIITGVILDATGVFTNVFFLGAGLLMLGALSYGLFVKKPLIEK, encoded by the coding sequence ATGAAAAACGCCACCTCTACCTTACAAGATAATACGGTTATCACCACCTCGCCGATTACCCGCTTACGTTGGGGAATCATTTTCATTCTGTTAATGGCGGCAGTCATCAATTACCTGGACCGCGCCAACTTAAGTATCGCCAATACCACCATCGCCAAAGAGTTCGGTTTCAGCGCTACCCAGATGGGCATGTTGCTTTCCGCCTTCCTGTGGCCTTACGCGCTCGCCAATCTGCCGGCCGGCTGGCTGGTGGACAAACTGGGGCCGAAAAAAATGTTTTCCGGCGCGGTGGGGCTGTGGTCAACCTTTACCGTGCTGGCCGGGTTCATCAACGGCTATTCCATGTTCTATGGATTGCGTATGTTGCTGGGTATCGCCGAGTCGCCCTTTTTCACCTCGGGCATTAAAATCACCCATCGCTGGTTTTCCGCCCGCGAACGCGGCCTGCCGACCGCCATCATCAATACCGGTTCGCAGATCGCCAACGCCGTTGCGCCGCCGATTCTGACCGTGCTGCTGCTGACGCTGGGCTGGCGCGGCATGTTCATCGCCATCGGTCTGGCGGGCATACCGCTGCTGCTGGTCTGGCTGAAGTTTTATCGCGAACCGACCGCGGCCGAAGAGCGCGACATTCACGTCGAGGCAGCGGCGGCGACATCCAGCGACGAGACGGCCAAAAGCCAGCCAGGCTGGGGCGCGCTGTTCCGGCATAAAACCACCTGGTTCATGATTCTGGGTAACTTCTCCATCATGTTTACCATCTGGGTTTATCTGACCTGGCTGCCGGGCTATCTGGAAAAATCCCTCGGCTTCACGCTGAAACAAACCGGTTGGATTGCCTCCATCCCGTTCCTCGCCGGCATTCTCGGCGTGCTGTGCGGCGGGGCGATTTCCGATCGTCTGATTCGCCGCGGCGTCAACACCATCACCGCCCGTAAAATCCCCATCGTAATGGGAGCGGCGCTGGCAGCCTGCTTTGTGGCGCCGATTCCGTTCGTCAGCAACACCTCACTGTCCATTCTGCTGTTATCGCTGGGCTATTTCTGCTCGCAGTTGCCCTCCGGGGTCATCTGGACGCTGGCGACCGACATTGCGCCCAAAGAGCAGGTCGCGTCACTCGGCGCTATTCAGAACTTCGGCGGCTTTCTGGGGGCGGCCAGCGCGCCCATCATCACCGGCGTGATTCTGGATGCCACCGGGGTGTTCACCAATGTTTTCTTTCTGGGTGCGGGCTTGCTGATGCTCGGGGCGTTGAGCTACGGCCTGTTCGTCAAAAAGCCGCTTATTGAAAAATAA
- the rbsK gene encoding ribokinase — protein sequence MFLEERRNKILEYLDQYDRVSVEYLAAIFSVTRETIRSDLNALARQRLIQRCHGGAVIIRRSLQSQLITETGKDFEVLLKKIKNQVRNKSVGKKDKTMKGKVCILGSFNVDIVARVARFPKGGESLLAQGSALGPGGKGANQAMAASMAGAKVHFVSKVGKDQFSHFAYEHLSKSAIHSFKLYQSDTEPTGNAIIYVSLQNGENMIAIYSGANKTLTDEEIAEIMPELEDADVLLLQMENNFPATLSAMKLAKALDTQIILNPAPYSDDVLSCLDYVDIITPNETEASLLSGIEINNLDSARQAAQKIHALGAARVIITMGANGALLFDGQQFQHIPAFPAVSVDTTGAGDAFNGAFAAAVAGGQSVAQAATYANAFASLAVEREGAANMPTQQQVTNRLAQR from the coding sequence ATGTTTCTTGAAGAACGCAGAAACAAGATTCTGGAATATCTGGATCAATACGATCGCGTCAGCGTGGAATATCTGGCCGCTATTTTCTCTGTCACCAGAGAAACCATACGCAGCGACCTGAACGCCCTGGCCCGGCAACGGCTGATTCAGCGTTGCCACGGCGGCGCCGTTATTATTCGCCGCAGCCTGCAATCTCAGCTGATTACCGAAACCGGAAAAGATTTCGAGGTCCTGTTAAAGAAAATAAAAAATCAGGTCAGAAATAAAAGCGTAGGAAAAAAGGATAAAACCATGAAGGGTAAAGTCTGTATTCTTGGCTCGTTTAATGTGGATATTGTCGCCAGGGTCGCGCGTTTTCCCAAAGGCGGGGAATCGTTGCTGGCGCAAGGCAGCGCGCTGGGTCCGGGAGGGAAAGGCGCGAATCAGGCCATGGCCGCCAGCATGGCCGGCGCGAAAGTGCATTTCGTTTCCAAAGTCGGGAAAGATCAATTCAGCCATTTCGCTTACGAGCATTTATCAAAATCCGCCATTCATTCATTTAAATTATATCAGTCCGACACGGAACCAACCGGCAACGCCATTATTTATGTCTCGCTACAGAATGGCGAAAATATGATTGCCATTTATTCCGGCGCCAATAAAACGCTGACCGACGAAGAAATTGCCGAAATTATGCCCGAGCTGGAAGACGCGGACGTATTACTGCTGCAAATGGAAAATAATTTCCCGGCCACGCTGAGCGCCATGAAACTGGCAAAGGCGCTCGACACGCAAATTATCCTCAACCCGGCCCCGTATTCCGACGATGTTTTATCCTGCCTCGATTATGTGGATATCATCACCCCGAATGAAACCGAAGCTTCATTGCTGTCCGGCATTGAGATCAACAATCTGGACAGCGCCAGACAAGCCGCGCAGAAAATCCACGCGCTTGGCGCCGCGCGGGTCATCATCACCATGGGCGCCAACGGCGCACTGCTGTTCGACGGCCAGCAATTCCAGCACATCCCGGCCTTTCCCGCCGTCAGCGTGGATACCACCGGCGCCGGCGATGCCTTCAACGGCGCGTTCGCCGCCGCCGTAGCCGGCGGACAAAGCGTGGCGCAGGCCGCCACCTATGCCAATGCGTTCGCCTCTCTGGCGGTCGAACGGGAAGGCGCCGCCAATATGCCAACCCAGCAGCAGGTAACGAACCGGCTGGCGCAGCGCTGA
- a CDS encoding EAL domain-containing protein — MNITAAELEAAIRENRGLALSYQPILNVGTRRIDSAEALLRWRHHEQGLVSPVLIIPLAEQAGLMNKLGDWVLTEVCRQHREIPNCSLSINVSPQQLEQEGFADNIAMTLEHARCNGGKIEIEITENHQLNNTNHVRKNIRQLRDLGITVALDDFGSGYADIHYLYQYEFDKVKMDRSLIAQLGKNKKNDLLVESLIRVLHKMDISVTAEGVESEAQLRMLETLQCDRIQGFIISNPIEASRLTTFIQAYRR, encoded by the coding sequence ATGAATATCACCGCAGCCGAACTCGAAGCGGCTATCAGGGAAAATCGTGGGTTGGCGCTCAGCTACCAGCCTATTCTAAATGTTGGCACTCGACGAATCGACAGCGCTGAGGCGCTGCTGCGCTGGCGTCATCACGAGCAGGGGCTCGTCTCTCCGGTGCTGATCATTCCACTGGCCGAACAGGCCGGGCTGATGAACAAACTGGGAGACTGGGTACTCACCGAAGTCTGTCGACAGCACAGGGAAATCCCGAATTGCAGCCTTTCAATCAATGTTTCCCCTCAGCAGCTGGAGCAGGAAGGGTTTGCCGATAACATCGCCATGACGCTGGAGCACGCCCGTTGCAACGGTGGAAAAATTGAAATCGAAATCACCGAAAACCATCAACTGAATAATACCAACCACGTCAGAAAGAATATTCGCCAATTACGCGATCTGGGTATTACCGTCGCTCTGGATGATTTTGGATCAGGCTACGCAGACATTCATTATCTTTACCAGTATGAATTCGACAAGGTGAAAATGGATAGAAGCCTCATCGCCCAGCTCGGTAAAAACAAAAAGAACGATCTACTGGTTGAATCGTTAATCCGGGTTTTGCACAAGATGGATATTTCCGTTACGGCGGAAGGCGTGGAAAGCGAAGCGCAACTGCGCATGCTGGAAACATTGCAGTGCGATCGTATACAGGGCTTTATCATTTCCAACCCCATCGAGGCCAGTCGGTTGACAACATTTATACAGGCTTATCGCCGGTAA
- a CDS encoding YhcH/YjgK/YiaL family protein: MIICDQQDWGREKYALHPIIHQAIDYISTTDFTAMPTGKYDIIPGKMFCLLQEFTTEPAEERLAESHFQFVDIQYLLQGEETIGVARGSRNNTVIEDKSEHHDIVFYRDIQNESFISLTPGMFAVFFPEDLHRPCCQSQGQSFIRKAVIKIHISLFTDC, translated from the coding sequence ATGATTATTTGCGATCAACAAGATTGGGGTCGGGAGAAATACGCGTTACATCCGATTATTCATCAGGCTATCGATTATATTTCCACGACCGACTTCACTGCTATGCCGACCGGGAAATACGACATTATTCCCGGAAAAATGTTCTGCCTATTACAGGAATTCACGACAGAGCCTGCGGAGGAAAGGCTGGCGGAATCACATTTCCAGTTTGTCGACATCCAATATTTATTACAGGGGGAAGAAACCATCGGCGTCGCACGCGGCAGCCGCAACAATACCGTGATTGAAGACAAAAGCGAGCACCACGATATTGTCTTTTATCGTGATATTCAAAACGAAAGTTTTATTTCATTAACACCAGGCATGTTTGCCGTTTTCTTTCCGGAAGATCTGCACCGGCCATGCTGTCAAAGCCAGGGCCAGTCTTTTATTCGCAAAGCGGTTATTAAAATTCACATCAGTTTATTTACGGATTGCTGA